The following coding sequences are from one Neovison vison isolate M4711 chromosome X, ASM_NN_V1, whole genome shotgun sequence window:
- the BEX4 gene encoding protein BEX4, whose protein sequence is MASKQKQVVKNVNMENAQQENEGEEQGPVQNEEGSRNSKGGEGQKHGRNVRLGRMRRLVPNFRWAIPSRHTDHNEVGGEEEKFVGQMMEVKRKTKEQQMRHHKRFQTPEPDNHYDFCLIP, encoded by the coding sequence ATGGCGTCCAAACAGAAACAAGTGGTGAAAAATGTCAACATGGAAAATGCCCAGCAGGAAAACGAAGGAGAGGAACAGGGCCCTGTGCAGAATGAAGAGGGATCACGCAATTCGAAAGGGGGTGAAGGCCAGAAGCATGGAAGAAATGTCAGGCTGGGGCGAATGAGACGACTTGTCCCTAATTTTCGGTGGGCCATACCTAGCAGGCATACTGATCACAATGAAGTGGGAGGTGAGGAGGAAAAGTTTGTAGGGCAGATGATGGAGGTCAAGAGAAAGACTAAGGAGCAGCAAATGAGACATCATAAGCGCTTCCAGACTCCTGAACCTGATAATCATTATGACTTTTGCCTTATACCTTGA